In Gulosibacter molinativorax, a single window of DNA contains:
- a CDS encoding ABC transporter permease: protein MLSAPDEGDTLSFSESKITDEAAAHWSEAEGVESIDPLGILTSRVTAAGDREQTASLFGVAETFTEISPNQMIPTEPGTVVLSERSHEALLADVGDEISIFGDSFTVVGISQDAEYSHTGVIWTTIDDWRDTVTKQTAGEAPFATALLVQGSPADAGALDTEAATESSSVLMSLMAIEVFKSEIGSPALMLGLLLSISALVIGAFFTVWTIQRSKDIAVLKALGASTPSLVRDALGQALVVLVIGVGLGIGLTIAAGAALPAAVPFVISPLTTVVPGVAMVVMGLIGAAFALNSVVKADPLSALNAQNS from the coding sequence GTGCTATCCGCGCCTGACGAAGGGGACACCCTGAGCTTCTCGGAATCCAAAATCACCGATGAAGCCGCCGCCCACTGGTCGGAGGCGGAGGGGGTCGAGTCGATCGACCCGCTCGGGATTCTCACGAGCCGCGTGACCGCAGCCGGCGATCGCGAGCAGACGGCGTCCCTCTTTGGTGTCGCCGAGACGTTCACCGAAATCTCGCCGAATCAAATGATTCCGACGGAGCCCGGCACGGTCGTGCTCTCGGAGCGCTCGCACGAGGCGCTGCTTGCGGATGTGGGCGACGAAATCAGTATCTTCGGCGACAGCTTCACCGTCGTCGGCATTTCGCAGGATGCGGAGTACAGCCACACGGGTGTGATCTGGACGACGATCGACGACTGGCGCGACACGGTCACAAAGCAGACCGCGGGAGAAGCGCCGTTCGCCACGGCGCTTCTCGTCCAGGGATCACCGGCGGACGCCGGTGCCCTCGACACTGAGGCCGCTACCGAGTCGAGTTCGGTCCTGATGTCGCTGATGGCGATCGAGGTGTTCAAGAGCGAGATCGGTTCGCCCGCGCTGATGCTCGGGTTGCTGCTCAGCATCTCGGCGCTCGTGATCGGTGCTTTCTTCACGGTGTGGACGATCCAACGGAGCAAGGACATCGCCGTCTTGAAGGCCCTCGGCGCCTCGACCCCGAGCCTGGTGCGCGACGCGCTCGGCCAAGCACTGGTGGTGCTCGTCATCGGGGTGGGGCTCGGAATCGGGCTCACCATCGCCGCGGGAGCGGCCCTCCCCGCCGCTGTGCCGTTCGTGATCAGCCCGCTCACCACCGTCGTCCCCGGTGTCGCGATGGTCGTCATGGGGTTGATCGGCGCAGCGTTCGCGCTCAATAGCGTCGTCAAGGCTGACCCCCTTTCTGCCCTCAACGCGCAGAACAGCTAG
- a CDS encoding ABC transporter ATP-binding protein — protein sequence MIELRDVTLTYPDGDGVVTAVKRASLTVMPGEITAITGPSGSGKSSLLAVASTLIGVQEGDVLIDGKSTAGLSKSETASLRRDKIGIVFQQPNLLASLTALEQLELMSHLGGRKLRSKRETRAKALELLESVGLGGKAHKRPHALSGGERQRVNIARAFMNDPSVLVVDEPTSALDQERGAAIIDLILELTRSRNVATLLVTHDRSHLPLMDAVMVMLDGNLEQRAEAAVAV from the coding sequence ATGATTGAACTTCGCGACGTTACGCTCACGTATCCCGACGGCGACGGCGTGGTGACCGCCGTAAAGCGGGCCAGCCTCACGGTGATGCCGGGGGAGATTACCGCCATCACCGGCCCCAGCGGCTCGGGAAAATCCAGTCTCCTGGCGGTGGCCTCGACGCTCATCGGCGTGCAGGAGGGTGACGTGCTCATCGACGGCAAGTCGACGGCGGGGCTGTCAAAGTCAGAGACGGCTTCGCTTCGCCGCGACAAGATCGGCATCGTGTTCCAGCAGCCGAACCTGCTGGCATCCCTCACGGCTCTTGAACAGCTTGAGCTGATGAGTCATCTCGGCGGCCGGAAGCTGCGTTCCAAGCGCGAGACGCGCGCGAAGGCGCTCGAGCTCCTCGAGTCGGTCGGCCTCGGCGGCAAAGCGCATAAGCGCCCGCACGCCCTGTCGGGAGGCGAGCGTCAGCGAGTGAACATCGCCCGGGCCTTCATGAACGATCCTTCGGTGCTGGTGGTCGATGAACCGACCAGCGCGCTCGACCAGGAGCGCGGTGCCGCCATCATCGATCTCATCCTCGAGCTGACTCGGTCGCGCAACGTGGCCACTCTGCTCGTGACGCACGACCGGTCGCACCTGCCGCTCATGGACGCGGTGATGGTGATGCTCGACGGCAATCTCGAACAGCGCGCCGAGGCGGCGGTCGCGGTCTAA
- a CDS encoding patatin-like phospholipase family protein: MRTAPTKVSIALGGGGARGYAHIGVLEELTARDYEVVQVAGTSMGAVVGALFASGNLPEYVEWVQGLRRRSDVVKLVDPNFAGPSAIKIERVLSRVNEIIGIQRIEDMPIDFTAVATDLWARREVWFDSGPIDTAIRASIAIPGVFPPIALNGRLLVDGGVANQVPVSVLASSAAELTVAVTLDGQGSVTQRGKGMPVHASSDEQEARAWSDRLRSRMGKLIETEPMRSIAARMAVRAQHENTGTSVAELFDELPIGLRTSDVATQSLEVLRAIVQRYQLAAFPTDALVVVPNDSIGTMDFHLAVEQIELGRTLAAEAFDRAGMVSGLPNS; encoded by the coding sequence GTGAGAACTGCACCCACGAAGGTTTCGATCGCGCTCGGCGGTGGCGGGGCACGCGGCTACGCGCACATCGGTGTCCTGGAAGAGTTGACCGCGCGCGACTACGAGGTTGTCCAAGTTGCTGGTACATCGATGGGTGCGGTCGTCGGCGCACTGTTCGCGTCCGGCAACTTGCCCGAGTACGTCGAGTGGGTGCAGGGCCTGCGTCGGCGCAGTGACGTGGTGAAGCTGGTAGATCCCAACTTTGCCGGGCCGAGCGCGATCAAGATCGAGCGTGTGCTGTCGCGGGTCAACGAGATAATCGGGATACAGCGAATCGAGGACATGCCGATCGACTTCACAGCCGTGGCGACCGACCTTTGGGCACGCCGCGAAGTGTGGTTCGACTCCGGCCCGATCGACACGGCCATTCGCGCCTCCATTGCGATCCCGGGCGTATTTCCACCGATCGCACTTAACGGGCGCCTGCTCGTAGACGGAGGCGTAGCTAACCAGGTGCCCGTGAGCGTCCTGGCCTCGTCTGCGGCAGAGCTGACCGTCGCCGTCACGCTTGATGGGCAGGGCTCCGTGACCCAGCGAGGCAAGGGTATGCCAGTGCACGCATCCTCCGATGAACAGGAAGCCAGGGCGTGGTCCGACCGACTGCGTTCGAGAATGGGCAAGCTCATAGAGACCGAGCCGATGCGTTCCATCGCCGCGCGCATGGCCGTTCGAGCCCAACATGAGAACACGGGAACCTCGGTCGCCGAGCTGTTCGACGAGCTACCGATCGGCTTGCGCACGAGCGACGTGGCGACCCAGTCACTCGAAGTCCTGCGAGCGATCGTGCAGCGCTACCAGTTGGCAGCTTTCCCGACCGACGCGCTCGTCGTCGTGCCGAACGACTCGATCGGGACCATGGACTTCCACCTCGCTGTCGAGCAGATCGAGCTGGGCCGCACATTGGCGGCAGAGGCATTCGACCGGGCCGGTATGGTCTCCGGCCTCCCGAATAGCTAG
- a CDS encoding glycosyltransferase has product MTLLVISPDYASHIYPMATLATAWRDAGERVVVATGPATDAIVRRFGFEREHLQLGRGSNPGVIRAEDQPRGEDESLRGFFEATRRGAVETLTVQAAARGDDLLWDPLTVAREVQRVVDHVRPDQIIVDHLAFSARLALSAAGVPHGDVVLGHPSALTVGNEVYGHPPAWPRCMQPDAAALADLHRLCEQVRDTFTAQWNQALAALNPAAPASADAFAETGDVLLFNYPDELHPPERTALLGRHAFLGSAVRTEEPDAEVEAWLAASDVPVAYVSLGSFLSVRSDLLARIAEALRRLDVRVAFACGSTPAHELGPVPESWLVREVLPQVTLLDHAVLAVSHGGNNSITESLTAGVPLLLLPLSTDQFAGAAALEEAGFGEALDPNTATPEELAAAASRLLSLEPDARARLTALADRLTATPGAQRARAAMLAPDGPPNTKQGGAR; this is encoded by the coding sequence ATGACACTTCTCGTAATCAGTCCTGATTACGCCTCCCATATCTACCCCATGGCGACGCTGGCCACTGCCTGGCGGGATGCCGGCGAGCGGGTCGTCGTGGCGACCGGGCCGGCGACGGATGCGATCGTCCGTCGATTCGGCTTCGAGCGCGAGCACCTGCAGCTAGGCCGCGGGTCGAACCCTGGCGTGATCCGCGCAGAGGACCAGCCGCGCGGGGAGGACGAGTCGCTTCGCGGCTTCTTCGAGGCGACCCGGCGCGGGGCCGTCGAAACACTCACGGTCCAGGCCGCCGCCCGAGGCGACGACCTGCTGTGGGACCCCCTCACCGTCGCCCGCGAGGTGCAACGCGTGGTCGACCACGTGCGGCCCGACCAGATCATCGTCGATCACCTCGCCTTCAGTGCCAGGCTCGCTTTGAGCGCAGCGGGTGTGCCCCACGGTGACGTGGTGCTCGGGCATCCGTCGGCACTCACCGTGGGGAACGAGGTGTACGGCCACCCGCCCGCGTGGCCGCGCTGCATGCAGCCAGACGCCGCGGCGCTCGCCGACCTGCATCGGCTCTGCGAACAGGTGCGCGACACGTTTACCGCCCAGTGGAACCAAGCCCTGGCAGCCCTCAACCCGGCGGCCCCCGCCAGCGCGGACGCCTTCGCGGAGACCGGCGACGTGCTGCTGTTCAACTACCCCGACGAGCTGCACCCACCCGAACGGACTGCCCTGCTGGGCCGCCACGCGTTCCTCGGCTCCGCTGTCCGGACAGAGGAACCCGATGCCGAGGTGGAAGCCTGGCTGGCGGCCAGCGATGTGCCGGTCGCGTATGTGAGCCTCGGCAGCTTCCTGTCGGTGCGTTCGGATCTGCTCGCCCGCATCGCCGAAGCGCTGCGCCGACTCGACGTACGAGTCGCCTTCGCATGCGGCTCCACACCGGCGCACGAGCTGGGCCCCGTCCCGGAATCCTGGCTGGTCCGCGAGGTCCTGCCGCAGGTGACGCTACTCGATCACGCGGTGTTAGCGGTCTCCCACGGCGGCAACAACAGCATCACCGAGTCACTGACCGCCGGCGTTCCGTTGCTCCTCCTGCCGCTATCGACCGACCAGTTCGCGGGTGCGGCCGCGCTCGAGGAGGCCGGATTCGGGGAAGCGCTCGACCCCAATACGGCCACCCCGGAGGAGCTGGCGGCCGCGGCATCCCGGTTGCTCAGCCTCGAGCCAGACGCCCGAGCCCGGCTCACGGCGCTGGCCGACCGGCTGACCGCGACGCCGGGCGCCCAGCGTGCCCGAGCGGCGATGCTGGCCCCAGACGGCCCTCCAAACACCAAGCAAGGCGGCGCACGATGA
- a CDS encoding glycosyltransferase translates to MSVQEALEAVRQAPTLLAGLERIESLTMAAQAAGPKAAPPLSAAIDDADDQLTAIAAVHAAAAAGPASAAELVLPLLESGPAFLREHAAWALAASPRLPQAVTTLESLAADGGFTGTLAEATLEAWGDLRVEAAEPRAPRHSHPERVTDSDGATGLTVAQLFLHADIDGSLLYAGQGDTGGIATLLVHLGDALLAEQAVGRVLTLSRGRPGSDLQRDDLDRPGHHYLTVPLPGPILHAPDAWPLRLPVRNGLRRILSAAGRIDVLHLRMADVGSWAAAEVARELGIPTVLTLAPDPHALIAAREASGALSRANFGAADFAEHLTFRVRLLRDLARQAAHLVVFPRPDLASDLRDLLHLDPDDIASGVSVVPEGIDLAPLERAARDVPDDMRGIAVPAGTADALMSLDAVLAALPAERRGLPLVITVGRLHRVKGMATLVQAWADDPALADRCNLLVVGGDLTNPTDDEADQLTRIDAVIPRAEGPSRGLLLAGHRPNGTVAVWLAAIRHGRPGYAAPGGIYVSASLKEEFGIAILEAMASGLVVVAPVEGGPATYVDDRVTGFLVDTASPPALAGAIASALDLASAPGADQRAEQARRLVTERFSIQTMASALATIYSEVTHDTSRNQS, encoded by the coding sequence GTGAGCGTTCAAGAGGCCCTCGAGGCCGTACGCCAGGCCCCGACACTGTTGGCGGGGCTGGAACGAATCGAGTCGCTGACGATGGCCGCACAGGCAGCGGGGCCGAAGGCCGCGCCGCCGCTGAGCGCGGCGATCGACGATGCGGATGACCAGCTGACGGCGATCGCCGCCGTGCACGCGGCGGCCGCAGCAGGGCCGGCCTCGGCAGCAGAACTCGTTCTACCCCTCCTCGAGTCGGGCCCGGCGTTCCTGCGCGAGCACGCCGCGTGGGCGCTGGCAGCCTCGCCGCGTCTCCCCCAGGCCGTGACGACACTGGAGTCGCTGGCCGCTGACGGCGGATTCACCGGCACGCTGGCCGAAGCGACCCTGGAGGCCTGGGGAGACCTGCGAGTCGAGGCCGCCGAACCACGGGCGCCACGCCACTCCCACCCGGAGCGTGTCACCGACAGCGACGGCGCTACCGGCCTGACCGTCGCCCAGCTCTTCCTGCACGCCGACATCGACGGCAGCCTCCTGTATGCCGGACAGGGAGACACCGGCGGCATTGCGACGTTGCTTGTGCATCTGGGTGACGCGCTCCTGGCCGAGCAAGCGGTCGGCCGAGTGCTCACCCTGTCCCGCGGTCGTCCGGGCTCCGACCTGCAGCGGGACGACTTGGACCGGCCCGGCCATCACTACTTGACCGTGCCGCTTCCCGGTCCGATCCTGCACGCCCCAGACGCCTGGCCCCTGCGCCTTCCGGTCCGCAATGGTCTGCGCCGGATCCTCAGCGCGGCGGGGCGAATCGACGTCCTGCACCTGCGGATGGCTGACGTCGGATCCTGGGCCGCGGCCGAGGTCGCGCGCGAGCTCGGCATCCCGACAGTCCTCACCCTGGCCCCCGATCCGCATGCCCTGATCGCCGCGCGCGAAGCATCCGGCGCCCTCAGCCGCGCCAACTTCGGGGCTGCCGACTTCGCCGAACACCTGACGTTCCGGGTCCGGCTGCTGCGCGATCTGGCCCGCCAGGCGGCCCATCTGGTGGTGTTTCCGCGGCCTGACCTGGCGAGCGACCTTCGCGATTTGCTGCACCTCGACCCGGACGACATCGCAAGTGGGGTCAGCGTCGTGCCCGAGGGGATCGACCTGGCACCCCTGGAGCGTGCGGCGCGGGACGTCCCGGACGACATGCGTGGTATCGCCGTCCCCGCTGGCACCGCCGACGCCCTGATGTCGTTGGACGCCGTCCTTGCGGCGCTGCCGGCGGAGCGCCGCGGGCTGCCGCTGGTGATCACCGTCGGTCGGCTGCACCGCGTCAAGGGCATGGCGACCCTGGTGCAGGCCTGGGCTGACGACCCCGCGCTGGCCGACCGATGCAACCTCCTCGTCGTCGGCGGGGACCTGACCAACCCGACCGACGACGAGGCCGACCAGCTCACTCGGATTGATGCCGTGATCCCGCGTGCCGAAGGACCGTCGCGCGGCCTGCTGCTCGCCGGTCACCGCCCCAACGGGACGGTCGCGGTGTGGCTCGCGGCGATCCGGCACGGCCGACCGGGATATGCCGCCCCCGGCGGTATCTACGTGTCGGCGAGCCTCAAGGAAGAGTTCGGGATCGCCATCCTGGAGGCGATGGCATCCGGCCTCGTGGTCGTCGCGCCGGTCGAGGGCGGCCCGGCGACGTACGTGGACGACAGGGTGACGGGCTTCCTGGTCGACACGGCTTCCCCGCCCGCGCTGGCTGGGGCGATAGCGTCCGCGCTCGACCTGGCTTCCGCCCCCGGTGCGGACCAGCGCGCCGAACAAGCCAGGCGCCTGGTGACCGAACGGTTCAGCATCCAGACGATGGCCTCGGCCCTCGCCACCATCTACAGCGAGGTCACTCATGACACTTCTCGTAATCAGTCCTGA
- a CDS encoding DUF1622 domain-containing protein, producing the protein MTDELIFQSVHTVVVIFEGLGIAAMALGFLTAALFAIRALVKGRGGAAAFGTLRRMIGASILLGLEILVAADLIRTISAPTLEEAVTLGLIVLIRTILSISIQIEIEGVLPWKRALLTSGGQVLADTVAKETKW; encoded by the coding sequence ATGACGGACGAACTCATCTTCCAGAGCGTCCACACTGTCGTCGTCATCTTCGAGGGGCTCGGTATCGCCGCCATGGCGCTGGGATTTCTCACGGCCGCGTTGTTCGCCATTCGCGCCCTGGTAAAGGGCCGCGGGGGAGCGGCAGCGTTCGGCACCCTGCGGCGGATGATCGGCGCCTCGATCCTCCTCGGGCTCGAGATTCTGGTGGCGGCTGACCTCATCCGCACGATTTCGGCGCCCACGCTCGAAGAGGCGGTCACGCTTGGTCTGATCGTGCTCATCCGAACCATCCTCAGCATCTCGATTCAGATCGAGATTGAGGGCGTGCTCCCTTGGAAGCGTGCCCTGCTCACGAGCGGCGGTCAGGTGCTCGCGGACACCGTCGCGAAAGAAACGAAGTGGTAA
- a CDS encoding MFS transporter gives MTEQTNTAAPVELDPKRWLAMCVVSLAVSIIIMDATIVNVILPVLIQDLSLSVSEAEWANSIYALVFAALLITVGRMGDLYGRRRLLLIGVVIFVVASGIAAVAQDGTLLLTGRLLQGVGGAMILPSTLSTVNALFTGRERGIAFAIWGSTIGGMAAVGPLLGGWLATDFSWHWAFLINVPIGILIVVGTLLWVPETRDPAAERGVDIAGITLSVVGLSAIVFGLIEGQRYGWWRIQDAPRIADWTWPWSVSPVPFAFALGVIAMVTFVVVERTRGARGLPVLLDLALLRIRSLRYGAIAALIVALGEFGMLFALPLYVQGALGFSPLSTGFLILALAIGTFLISGGTAQLAAKLGSRSVVRLGLLLEVIAVAGLAFSISLTANAWTLAAWLFLYGVGVGLATAQLTNVIMVDVPVAQSGQASGLQSTVRQLGSALGIAILGTVLVTSLATATASNLSNVDGVDSSSQEQFVAVVKQSAGAAIPQLDSLPGATPEVRAAAEEAMVTAARITTFSASGVLLVGLLATMGLPATDPRRDEEAALRAKAGELPAGT, from the coding sequence GTGACCGAGCAAACAAATACCGCCGCTCCCGTGGAGCTCGACCCGAAACGATGGCTCGCGATGTGCGTCGTTTCGCTCGCCGTGTCGATCATCATCATGGACGCGACGATCGTCAACGTGATCCTGCCGGTTCTCATTCAGGACCTCTCGCTGAGCGTTTCTGAGGCGGAATGGGCGAACTCGATCTATGCGCTCGTGTTCGCCGCGCTGCTCATCACGGTCGGGCGGATGGGCGACCTGTACGGACGGCGGCGGCTCCTGCTGATCGGCGTCGTAATTTTCGTGGTGGCGAGCGGGATCGCCGCGGTCGCCCAGGACGGAACGTTGCTCCTGACGGGGCGCTTATTGCAGGGCGTCGGCGGTGCCATGATTCTGCCCTCGACGCTCTCGACTGTGAATGCGCTGTTCACTGGCCGGGAGCGCGGCATCGCGTTCGCCATTTGGGGTTCCACGATCGGCGGAATGGCTGCGGTCGGACCGCTCCTCGGCGGCTGGCTGGCGACGGACTTCAGCTGGCACTGGGCATTCCTCATCAACGTGCCGATCGGCATCCTGATCGTCGTCGGCACCCTACTCTGGGTCCCGGAGACGCGGGATCCCGCGGCGGAGCGAGGCGTGGATATCGCCGGCATCACGCTCTCCGTAGTCGGCCTCTCCGCCATCGTGTTCGGCCTGATCGAGGGCCAGCGCTACGGCTGGTGGCGGATCCAGGATGCTCCGCGCATCGCTGATTGGACCTGGCCGTGGTCGGTGTCCCCGGTCCCGTTCGCATTCGCTCTCGGTGTTATCGCGATGGTGACATTCGTGGTTGTCGAGCGGACCAGGGGTGCTCGCGGACTGCCCGTGCTTCTCGATCTCGCGCTCTTGCGCATTCGCAGTCTCCGCTACGGTGCGATCGCCGCCCTGATCGTCGCTCTCGGCGAATTCGGCATGCTGTTCGCACTGCCGCTTTACGTGCAGGGCGCGCTCGGATTCTCGCCCCTAAGCACCGGATTCCTGATCCTCGCGCTGGCTATCGGTACGTTCTTGATCTCGGGAGGTACCGCTCAGCTCGCGGCCAAGCTCGGCAGCCGCAGTGTGGTTCGCCTCGGACTCCTGCTCGAAGTGATTGCCGTCGCCGGCCTTGCCTTTAGCATCAGCCTGACGGCCAACGCGTGGACGCTCGCGGCATGGCTATTCCTGTATGGCGTCGGCGTAGGCTTGGCCACCGCGCAGCTCACGAACGTCATCATGGTCGACGTGCCGGTGGCCCAGAGCGGCCAGGCCTCGGGTCTGCAGAGCACGGTTCGCCAGCTCGGTTCGGCCCTCGGTATTGCGATTCTCGGGACCGTGCTGGTGACCTCGCTGGCGACTGCCACGGCATCCAACCTCTCGAATGTCGATGGCGTCGACTCGTCAAGCCAGGAGCAGTTCGTGGCCGTGGTGAAACAGTCGGCCGGTGCGGCAATCCCGCAGCTCGACTCACTCCCAGGCGCGACTCCCGAGGTTCGTGCCGCGGCGGAGGAAGCGATGGTCACGGCGGCGCGAATCACCACGTTCAGCGCCTCGGGAGTGCTCCTCGTCGGGCTCCTAGCCACGATGGGCCTGCCGGCGACAGACCCGCGTCGAGACGAGGAGGCCGCGCTCCGCGCGAAAGCCGGGGAGCTGCCTGCGGGCACTTAG
- a CDS encoding TetR/AcrR family transcriptional regulator — protein sequence MPKISAPTVVEHRKRKRDALLAAATELLVSGGVSAVTPAAVGAAVGLSRPSVYQYFKSAADILAAITEDSFARSNAQLLAALEGLSDPLKVMDAYVRETLRQAAAGAHRPATALSEAELPDECRARVAELHHEQIAPFMSALRQLNVPDLMITAQLLGGMLEAAMRAIESGSDPDAVARTTIALVHAAVRPQE from the coding sequence ATGCCAAAGATTTCCGCGCCGACGGTCGTCGAGCATCGTAAGCGGAAACGAGACGCGCTCCTTGCCGCCGCAACCGAGCTACTCGTCTCGGGCGGAGTGTCCGCCGTCACCCCCGCGGCCGTTGGTGCCGCGGTCGGACTGTCGCGTCCCAGCGTCTACCAGTACTTCAAGTCTGCCGCCGACATCCTCGCGGCGATCACCGAGGATTCGTTCGCGCGTTCGAACGCGCAGCTGCTCGCCGCTCTCGAGGGGCTTTCCGACCCGCTCAAGGTCATGGATGCCTACGTTCGTGAGACGCTGCGCCAGGCCGCCGCCGGTGCCCATCGGCCCGCAACGGCGCTCAGTGAGGCGGAGCTGCCGGACGAATGCCGCGCTCGAGTCGCCGAACTTCACCACGAACAGATTGCTCCGTTCATGAGTGCTCTTCGCCAACTCAACGTGCCCGACCTCATGATCACCGCGCAGCTTCTCGGCGGCATGCTCGAAGCGGCAATGCGCGCGATCGAGTCGGGCTCCGATCCCGATGCCGTCGCCCGAACCACGATCGCACTCGTGCATGCCGCGGTTCGCCCGCAAGAGTGA
- a CDS encoding VIT1/CCC1 transporter family protein, whose protein sequence is MKPENSDVEAAYAHLHEPHNAAIGQRLNWLRAGVLGANDGIVSVAGVVVGVAAAAPGNVAAIATAGLAALVAGAFSMAGGEYVSVSTQRDTEKALIAKEIRELEEMPEEELAELADLYRQRGLSPELAQQVAVELTAHDALAAHAEVELGIDPEEYTSPWVAAFSSFVAFTIGALLPFLMILIPSGIPMLNTAAAVVLGLVLTGWISARLGGAPILPAVVRNVVMGSATMAATYLIGLAFGVAMA, encoded by the coding sequence ATGAAACCTGAAAACTCGGATGTCGAAGCGGCGTATGCCCACCTCCACGAACCGCATAACGCCGCGATCGGGCAACGACTCAACTGGCTGCGAGCCGGCGTCCTGGGTGCCAACGACGGCATTGTCTCCGTGGCCGGTGTGGTCGTCGGTGTGGCCGCGGCGGCTCCAGGCAACGTGGCGGCGATTGCAACGGCGGGTCTGGCTGCGCTCGTGGCAGGTGCGTTCTCGATGGCGGGCGGCGAGTATGTCTCGGTGAGCACGCAGCGCGACACCGAGAAGGCGCTGATCGCGAAAGAGATTCGTGAGCTCGAGGAGATGCCAGAGGAGGAACTCGCCGAGCTGGCCGACCTCTATCGTCAACGAGGGCTCTCGCCCGAACTGGCACAGCAGGTCGCCGTAGAGCTCACCGCGCACGACGCGCTAGCCGCTCATGCCGAGGTCGAACTTGGCATCGATCCGGAGGAATACACGAGTCCCTGGGTTGCGGCCTTCTCGTCGTTTGTCGCGTTCACGATCGGTGCGTTGCTGCCGTTCTTGATGATTCTGATTCCTTCCGGTATTCCCATGCTCAACACGGCTGCGGCCGTGGTGCTCGGTCTCGTCCTTACTGGCTGGATCAGCGCACGTTTGGGTGGGGCGCCCATCCTCCCGGCTGTCGTGCGGAATGTCGTGATGGGTTCGGCCACGATGGCGGCGACGTACTTGATCGGACTGGCGTTCGGCGTAGCGATGGCGTAG
- a CDS encoding zinc-dependent alcohol dehydrogenase family protein — MRAWKTGPRPGELALTQVAEPEPGPGEVRVRVEVCGVCRTDLHVVDQELPVHRPNVTPGHQVVGVVDAVGHGVLELRLGDRVGIAWLRHTCGVCQWCRSGSENLCPSSAYTGWDADGGFAEYATVPEAYAYRLPSTVDAAALAPLLCAGIIGYRALKRAALPPGGRLGIYGFGSSGHITAQLAAASGAEIFVMTRGTQNQQLARDLGATFVGDAYGSPPVRLDSAIVFAPAGELVPIALRATTPGGTVALAGIHMSDIPTMTYRDHLFDERDLRTVTANTRADGIEFLRVAEHLGLRATVTTYDFNQVAVALDDLRSGRASGSLVVTV; from the coding sequence ATGAGAGCGTGGAAGACCGGCCCACGTCCGGGCGAACTGGCATTGACGCAGGTGGCCGAACCAGAGCCGGGGCCCGGAGAGGTTCGCGTGAGGGTGGAAGTCTGCGGCGTCTGCCGCACCGACCTCCACGTCGTCGATCAGGAACTGCCCGTCCATCGGCCGAACGTGACGCCGGGACACCAGGTCGTCGGCGTCGTGGATGCCGTTGGCCACGGCGTGCTCGAGCTGCGCTTGGGCGACCGGGTCGGCATCGCCTGGTTGCGACACACGTGCGGTGTCTGCCAATGGTGCAGGTCGGGTAGCGAGAATCTGTGTCCCAGTTCCGCGTATACGGGGTGGGATGCCGACGGCGGGTTCGCGGAGTACGCGACCGTTCCTGAGGCGTATGCGTATCGGCTCCCTTCAACGGTGGACGCGGCTGCGCTCGCTCCCCTGCTCTGCGCCGGAATTATTGGCTACCGGGCACTCAAGCGTGCCGCTCTGCCGCCGGGCGGTCGGCTCGGCATCTACGGCTTCGGGTCAAGTGGTCACATCACAGCGCAACTCGCCGCCGCCTCGGGTGCCGAGATTTTCGTCATGACGCGCGGCACGCAGAACCAGCAGCTGGCTCGCGACCTCGGCGCGACGTTCGTCGGCGACGCCTACGGCAGCCCGCCAGTCCGACTCGATTCGGCGATCGTCTTCGCGCCGGCTGGCGAGCTCGTGCCAATTGCCCTTCGCGCAACGACGCCGGGTGGCACGGTCGCCCTCGCTGGCATCCACATGAGCGATATACCCACCATGACCTACCGAGACCATCTCTTTGACGAACGAGACCTGCGAACCGTGACCGCGAACACTCGCGCAGACGGCATCGAGTTCTTGCGCGTGGCTGAACACCTCGGGCTGCGCGCCACTGTGACCACGTACGACTTCAACCAGGTCGCCGTTGCGCTCGACGACCTGCGAAGCGGCCGCGCATCCGGCTCACTCGTCGTCACTGTGTAG